One genomic segment of Bradyrhizobium diazoefficiens includes these proteins:
- a CDS encoding HpcH/HpaI aldolase/citrate lyase family protein, producing MQAGRAHVAGAPAMRLRSLLFVPGDSERKFARGRESGADALILDLEDSVAPPQKLAARGHVARLLESQESRDWAFFVRVNALDTGLTLDDMAAVVKPGLDGLLIPKANGAADIERIAHYLDAFEVRSGMERGSVQIAVVCTETPRAMFALGSYAPAHPRLAALTWGAEDLSAVIGGTDNKESDGSWTWPYQVARTQCLFAAAAAEVAPIDTLFADFRDSEGLERDCRRSRRDGFVGRVAIHPDQVGVINRCFAPSEAEIAQARKIVAAFEAHPGAGTLGIDGKMYDIPHLKAARKTLASL from the coding sequence TTGCAAGCGGGCCGCGCTCATGTTGCGGGTGCCCCAGCAATGAGGCTGCGCTCGCTATTGTTCGTACCCGGCGATTCCGAACGCAAATTCGCGCGGGGACGGGAGTCGGGCGCCGACGCGCTGATCCTCGACCTCGAGGACTCTGTAGCGCCTCCTCAGAAGCTAGCGGCCCGGGGTCATGTCGCCCGGCTTCTCGAAAGCCAGGAGTCCCGTGACTGGGCGTTCTTCGTGCGCGTCAACGCACTCGATACCGGCTTGACGCTTGACGACATGGCCGCAGTGGTCAAACCCGGGCTCGACGGGCTGCTGATTCCGAAAGCCAACGGTGCTGCGGACATCGAGCGCATCGCTCATTACCTCGATGCCTTCGAAGTGCGGTCTGGCATGGAGCGCGGTTCGGTGCAGATTGCCGTGGTTTGCACCGAGACCCCGCGGGCGATGTTTGCGCTGGGCTCTTATGCGCCGGCACATCCGCGGCTTGCGGCGCTGACCTGGGGTGCCGAAGATTTGTCTGCGGTGATCGGTGGAACCGACAACAAGGAAAGCGACGGTAGCTGGACCTGGCCGTATCAGGTGGCGAGGACGCAATGCCTGTTCGCAGCGGCCGCCGCGGAGGTTGCGCCGATCGATACCCTCTTTGCGGATTTCAGGGATTCGGAAGGGCTCGAACGCGACTGCCGACGCTCGCGACGAGACGGCTTCGTCGGGCGCGTGGCGATTCATCCCGACCAGGTTGGCGTGATCAACCGGTGTTTTGCGCCATCCGAGGCCGAGATTGCGCAGGCGCGCAAGATCGTCGCGGCGTTCGAGGCCCATCCCGGCGCCGGAACGCTCGGGATCGACGGCAAGATGTACGACATCCCCCACCTGAAGGCCGCGCGAAAGACGCTGGCTTCTCTCTAG
- a CDS encoding MaoC family dehydratase gives MAGKYFEQFAVGQKFVHEVRRTVTDMDNILFSTLTHNPAAIHIDHEYAKTTEFGRPLINSIFTLGLIVGLSVQETTLGTTVGNLGWEEVAFPKPVFAGDTIRAETTVLALRASKSRPQQGIVTFEHRGYNQRNELIATCKRAALMLRVPQQ, from the coding sequence GTGGCGGGAAAATATTTCGAACAGTTCGCGGTCGGCCAGAAGTTCGTGCATGAGGTGCGGCGTACGGTCACCGACATGGACAACATTCTGTTCTCGACGCTGACGCACAATCCGGCGGCGATCCACATCGACCACGAATACGCGAAGACCACCGAGTTCGGACGTCCACTCATCAATTCAATCTTCACTCTGGGCCTGATCGTCGGTCTGTCGGTACAGGAAACCACGCTGGGAACCACCGTCGGCAATCTCGGCTGGGAGGAAGTCGCCTTTCCGAAGCCTGTCTTTGCCGGCGACACCATCCGCGCAGAGACGACGGTGCTCGCCCTGCGCGCCAGCAAATCGAGGCCTCAGCAGGGCATCGTCACCTTCGAGCATCGCGGCTACAACCAGCGGAACGAGCTCATCGCGACTTGCAAGCGGGCCGCGCTCATGTTGCGGGTGCCCCAGCAATGA
- a CDS encoding acetyl-CoA acetyltransferase, whose protein sequence is MATGIKDKVAVIGMGCTSFGEHWNKGPEDLMVDAFVEAIADAGIEKSQIEAAWMGNALDDINVGNSALPLAHALRLRGIPVSRVENMCATGSEALRAASYAVAAGAVDIALAVGVEKLKDTGYGGLPLRTKGLANDLWMPYGSAPGSFAQLAGAYAARHGIEKSDLKRAMAHVSWKSHQNAALNPKAHLRKPVDVETILKAPMIADPLGLFDCCGVSDGAACAIVTTPDIAKGLGIGNPVTVKAIQLCASHGWELQYGEWDGSYVANTRQAAKRAYAEAGVEAPRRDLSVTEVHDCFSITELVTMEDLNLSDEGRAPFDILDGRFDRAGAQPCQIDGGLKCFGHPVGASGLRMAYEVYTQLLGRAGDRQRGTVDLGLVHNLGGAPFNSIAAVSILGRLQ, encoded by the coding sequence ATGGCCACAGGCATCAAGGATAAGGTCGCCGTCATCGGCATGGGGTGTACGTCGTTCGGCGAGCATTGGAACAAGGGCCCCGAGGACCTGATGGTCGATGCCTTTGTCGAGGCTATTGCCGACGCCGGCATCGAGAAGAGTCAGATCGAGGCTGCCTGGATGGGCAATGCCCTCGATGACATCAATGTCGGCAACAGCGCCTTACCGCTCGCGCACGCCCTTCGCCTAAGAGGCATCCCTGTGTCGCGGGTCGAGAACATGTGTGCGACGGGTTCGGAAGCATTGCGGGCGGCGAGCTATGCCGTGGCCGCCGGAGCGGTCGACATCGCACTCGCGGTCGGGGTCGAGAAGCTCAAGGACACGGGCTATGGCGGACTGCCGCTTCGGACCAAGGGCCTCGCTAACGATCTGTGGATGCCCTACGGCTCGGCGCCGGGATCGTTTGCGCAGTTGGCCGGGGCCTATGCGGCGCGCCACGGTATCGAAAAATCCGATCTGAAGCGGGCGATGGCTCATGTGAGCTGGAAGAGCCACCAGAACGCGGCCCTGAACCCGAAGGCGCATCTGCGCAAGCCCGTCGACGTGGAGACCATCCTCAAGGCGCCGATGATCGCCGATCCACTGGGTCTGTTCGATTGCTGCGGTGTGTCGGATGGCGCAGCCTGCGCCATCGTGACGACGCCCGATATCGCGAAGGGCCTGGGCATCGGCAATCCCGTCACCGTAAAGGCGATTCAGTTGTGCGCCAGCCATGGCTGGGAGCTGCAGTACGGCGAATGGGACGGAAGTTACGTCGCAAACACGCGGCAGGCTGCGAAGCGCGCCTATGCCGAAGCGGGCGTCGAAGCGCCGCGCCGCGATCTGTCGGTCACCGAGGTGCATGACTGCTTCTCGATCACCGAACTCGTCACAATGGAAGATTTGAATCTCTCCGACGAGGGGCGCGCGCCATTCGATATCCTGGACGGTCGTTTCGATCGGGCCGGGGCGCAGCCTTGTCAGATCGATGGCGGACTTAAGTGCTTCGGTCACCCCGTCGGCGCTTCAGGCCTCCGAATGGCTTACGAGGTCTACACCCAACTGCTTGGGCGCGCCGGAGATCGGCAGCGCGGCACGGTCGATCTTGGATTGGTGCACAATCTCGGAGGGGCCCCCTTCAACAGCATCGCGGCGGTCTCGATTCTCGGGCGCCTGCAGTAG
- a CDS encoding SDR family oxidoreductase translates to MFRPDALAGKSILVTGGGSGLGKEISKALADRGATVHICGRRAQVLEAAAREIASSDKAKVHTHVCDIRDADQVDEMMEAIWSVGPLTGLLNNAAANFIAPTKELSPRGFRAVTSTVMDGSFHVTLAAGKRWIAAGLKGSVVSNLVTWVWTGSAFVVPSAMAKTALHAMTMSLAVEWGPYGIRLNATAPGPFPTESAWEKLNPIPDTKSSATSADTVPMRRFGQMRELQSLIIFLMSDACEYLTGQTIAIDGGQHLAGPGTFADLSALTDEQWKVARDTIIKSTERDKSQRS, encoded by the coding sequence ATCTTTCGGCCGGATGCGCTGGCCGGGAAGTCGATCCTGGTTACCGGCGGGGGCAGCGGTCTCGGCAAGGAGATCAGCAAGGCGCTGGCGGACAGGGGAGCCACCGTGCACATCTGCGGGCGACGCGCCCAAGTGCTGGAAGCTGCGGCTCGCGAGATCGCGTCGTCGGACAAGGCAAAGGTTCACACGCACGTTTGCGACATCCGTGATGCAGACCAAGTCGACGAGATGATGGAGGCCATCTGGAGCGTCGGCCCCCTCACCGGTCTCCTCAACAACGCCGCCGCCAATTTCATCGCGCCGACCAAGGAGCTGAGCCCGCGCGGATTCCGCGCCGTCACCTCCACCGTCATGGATGGCAGTTTCCACGTCACTCTGGCGGCCGGCAAGCGATGGATCGCGGCCGGCCTCAAAGGCTCCGTGGTCAGCAATCTCGTGACGTGGGTCTGGACCGGGTCTGCCTTCGTGGTCCCCTCAGCCATGGCGAAAACCGCGCTCCATGCAATGACGATGTCCCTTGCGGTGGAATGGGGCCCTTACGGCATTCGGCTCAACGCCACCGCACCGGGACCGTTTCCAACGGAGAGCGCATGGGAAAAGCTCAATCCGATACCTGACACCAAATCCAGCGCGACCAGTGCCGATACGGTTCCGATGCGTCGGTTCGGCCAGATGCGCGAACTGCAAAGCCTGATCATCTTTCTGATGTCGGACGCCTGCGAATACCTGACCGGGCAAACGATCGCGATCGACGGCGGGCAGCATCTCGCCGGACCGGGGACCTTCGCCGATCTGTCGGCACTCACCGACGAGCAGTGGAAGGTCGCGCGGGATACGATCATCAAGTCGACCGAGCGCGACAAGTCACAACGGTCCTAA
- a CDS encoding acyl-CoA dehydrogenase family protein codes for MIERSIFREEHEIWRATVRRFVEKEIVPFHAKWEEDGIVPRDLWLKAGAAGLLCCTVPEEFGGAGLDYLFDVVVFEELWRVGASGPGFLIHTDLVATYILSFGTDEQKRHWLPKMVRGEAIGSLGMTEPHAGSDLKAVRTQAVRDGNEYVINGQKVFISNGQLCDVIVLATKTDTSAGANGITLFLVESNREGFQRGRNLEKLGMKAQDTSELFFDNVRVPPANMLGSEGRGFQHMMTKLAQERLAQAIRSATVTETVIEWTVDYTSERKAFGQTIADFQNTQFVLADLKARATMARVFTDRCIDLFIFGKLDAVDAAMAKMVTSELHCETVDKCLQLFGGWGYMWEYPICRAYADARVVKIAGGSIEVMKTIIAREMFKDRSKSRARHE; via the coding sequence ATGATCGAGCGCTCCATTTTTCGCGAAGAACATGAGATCTGGCGCGCGACGGTTCGTCGTTTCGTCGAGAAGGAGATCGTGCCGTTCCACGCCAAGTGGGAAGAGGACGGTATCGTACCTCGGGACCTCTGGCTGAAGGCCGGCGCGGCTGGCCTCCTCTGCTGCACGGTGCCTGAAGAGTTCGGCGGGGCCGGCCTCGACTACCTGTTCGACGTGGTCGTGTTCGAGGAATTGTGGCGCGTCGGGGCGAGCGGTCCCGGCTTCCTCATCCATACCGATCTCGTCGCGACCTACATCCTCTCGTTCGGCACGGACGAGCAGAAGCGCCACTGGCTGCCCAAAATGGTTCGAGGCGAAGCGATCGGGTCATTGGGAATGACCGAACCGCACGCCGGCAGCGACTTGAAGGCAGTCCGGACGCAAGCCGTGCGAGACGGCAACGAGTACGTCATCAACGGCCAGAAGGTCTTCATTTCCAATGGCCAGCTCTGCGACGTGATCGTTTTGGCGACCAAGACCGACACTTCGGCCGGCGCAAATGGAATTACTCTGTTTCTCGTGGAATCCAACCGTGAGGGCTTTCAGCGAGGACGCAACCTCGAAAAGCTCGGCATGAAGGCGCAGGACACGTCCGAGCTCTTCTTCGATAACGTTCGGGTGCCCCCGGCCAATATGCTCGGCTCGGAAGGTCGCGGTTTTCAGCACATGATGACCAAACTGGCGCAGGAACGTCTCGCTCAGGCAATCCGCTCCGCGACGGTCACCGAAACCGTGATCGAATGGACGGTCGATTACACGAGCGAGCGCAAAGCATTCGGCCAGACCATCGCCGACTTTCAGAACACGCAGTTCGTTCTCGCCGATCTGAAGGCCCGGGCCACCATGGCCAGGGTGTTTACCGACCGGTGCATCGACTTGTTCATCTTCGGAAAGCTCGACGCCGTCGACGCCGCGATGGCCAAAATGGTCACATCGGAGCTGCATTGCGAGACAGTGGACAAATGCCTGCAGCTTTTCGGCGGATGGGGCTATATGTGGGAGTATCCGATCTGCCGGGCCTATGCCGACGCACGCGTCGTCAAGATCGCCGGCGGCTCGATCGAGGTGATGAAGACCATCATCGCGAGGGAAATGTTCAAAGACCGCTCAAAGTCGAGAGCGCGGCACGAATGA
- a CDS encoding MarR family winged helix-turn-helix transcriptional regulator, whose protein sequence is MARDLNSSLRFGFLIHDVSRLRRVVVDRSLKPLGITRSQWWVLAFLSRRDGMTQTALAADLDLTKVAIGGLLDRMEGAGFIERRADRNDGRARRVYLTRAGAKMVNTIREHVETVELEILNRVPEEQLNQAADTLRTLKDTLLEMLGGEAEEAEGAELDLMG, encoded by the coding sequence ATGGCTAGAGATCTCAATTCAAGCCTCCGCTTCGGCTTCCTCATTCACGACGTTTCTCGCCTGCGGCGAGTCGTCGTTGACCGGTCGCTGAAACCGCTCGGCATTACCCGTTCCCAATGGTGGGTGCTCGCCTTCCTCTCGCGTCGCGACGGCATGACGCAAACCGCCCTTGCGGCGGATCTCGATCTGACAAAGGTGGCGATCGGCGGTCTGCTCGATCGCATGGAAGGTGCTGGCTTCATCGAACGCCGCGCTGACCGGAATGATGGACGCGCCCGGCGCGTCTATCTGACCCGCGCCGGCGCCAAAATGGTCAACACAATTCGCGAGCACGTCGAGACCGTCGAACTCGAAATTCTCAACCGCGTACCGGAGGAGCAGTTGAACCAGGCAGCGGATACGCTGCGCACGCTCAAAGATACGCTGCTTGAGATGCTGGGCGGTGAAGCTGAAGAGGCCGAAGGCGCCGAATTGGACCTCATGGGATGA
- a CDS encoding SDR family oxidoreductase — MRGLKDKVAIVTGGGQGIGRALSLRLAQEGCKVAVFDLKPEAGAETAKLAGAGTIIKTYALDVGDYAAVKVAVGKVEAELGPIWALVNNAGWDKPMPFLATDQALWDKIIRINMLGPLNTHHIVAPLMVERRAGRIINIASDAARVGTSNEAVYSACKGGLISFTKSVARELASKGVLLNAVCPGPTNTPMMAAVLGEGEQAVKWKDAMVRGIPLKRMGEPEDYAGIVAFLASDDAGFMTGQTISVAGGMNMI; from the coding sequence ATGCGTGGGTTGAAGGACAAGGTAGCGATCGTAACGGGCGGCGGACAAGGCATTGGCCGGGCCCTCAGCCTGCGCCTCGCGCAGGAAGGGTGCAAGGTCGCGGTTTTCGACCTCAAGCCCGAAGCCGGTGCCGAGACTGCCAAGCTGGCGGGTGCCGGAACCATCATCAAGACCTACGCGCTAGACGTTGGCGACTATGCTGCGGTCAAGGTTGCCGTGGGCAAAGTGGAGGCCGAGCTAGGTCCGATCTGGGCCCTGGTCAACAACGCCGGCTGGGACAAGCCGATGCCTTTCCTCGCGACCGACCAGGCACTTTGGGACAAGATTATTCGCATCAATATGCTTGGCCCGCTCAATACTCATCACATCGTCGCACCGCTGATGGTCGAACGCCGTGCCGGGCGAATCATTAATATCGCATCCGATGCGGCCCGCGTCGGCACCAGCAACGAAGCCGTCTACTCGGCGTGCAAGGGCGGGCTGATCAGCTTCACCAAGTCGGTGGCGCGAGAACTCGCAAGCAAGGGCGTTCTGCTCAACGCAGTCTGCCCCGGCCCGACCAACACGCCCATGATGGCGGCCGTTCTTGGTGAAGGCGAGCAGGCCGTGAAATGGAAAGACGCGATGGTTCGCGGCATCCCGCTCAAGCGGATGGGCGAACCCGAGGATTACGCAGGTATCGTCGCATTTCTCGCCTCCGATGATGCCGGGTTCATGACCGGACAGACCATCTCCGTCGCCGGTGGCATGAACATGATCTGA
- a CDS encoding enoyl-CoA hydratase-related protein, which yields MTDLPTFEDIIYEKRDRAVWIIINRPKLYNAFRAKTIDELIRAFQIAGDDKGVSSIVLTGAGDKAFCTGGDQSAHEGQYDGRGIVGLPIDEFQSIIRDVPKPVIARVNGFAIGGGNVFATLCDLTIAADTAVFGQVGPKVGSVDPGWGTALLARHVGDKRAREIWYLNERYSAQQAYEMGLVNKVVPTAELDAAVKIWTDTLAERSPTALALAKRSFNADSENIRGISMAALYSVKLFYETEESKEGVRAFNEKRKPDFHKYVK from the coding sequence ATGACAGATCTGCCGACCTTCGAAGACATCATCTACGAAAAGCGCGATCGCGCCGTCTGGATCATCATCAATCGCCCGAAGCTCTACAACGCTTTCCGCGCCAAGACGATCGATGAGCTCATCCGCGCGTTCCAGATCGCCGGCGACGACAAGGGCGTGTCGAGCATCGTTCTGACCGGGGCTGGCGACAAGGCCTTCTGCACCGGCGGCGATCAAAGCGCCCATGAAGGGCAGTATGATGGCCGTGGCATCGTAGGTCTCCCCATCGACGAATTCCAGTCGATCATCCGCGATGTTCCGAAGCCGGTGATCGCCCGCGTGAACGGCTTTGCCATCGGCGGCGGCAATGTTTTCGCGACTCTGTGCGATCTCACGATCGCGGCGGACACCGCCGTTTTTGGCCAGGTGGGACCGAAGGTCGGATCGGTCGATCCGGGTTGGGGCACCGCCCTGCTCGCCCGGCATGTCGGCGATAAGCGCGCAAGAGAGATCTGGTACCTGAACGAGCGCTATAGCGCACAGCAAGCCTACGAAATGGGCCTTGTGAACAAGGTGGTCCCCACGGCGGAGCTGGATGCCGCGGTCAAGATCTGGACGGACACACTTGCGGAGCGTTCGCCGACGGCTCTCGCTCTCGCCAAGCGTTCTTTCAATGCCGACAGCGAGAACATTCGCGGCATCAGCATGGCCGCGCTTTATTCCGTGAAGCTATTCTACGAGACCGAAGAATCAAAGGAAGGTGTGCGTGCCTTCAACGAGAAGCGCAAGCCCGACTTCCATAAATACGTAAAGTGA
- a CDS encoding acetyl-CoA hydrolase/transferase family protein has product MAPRYIDSASLASVLPPAGRTLVAACSGESLLLADAVMRAGEALGAMTFTGIFVPNLNTRTYLANPRCRVETFFMTPELKAAGAAVSFFPLCYGDILTRLRTIQIDAALFMVAPPDENGLCSFGPIADFLVDVWPRIPVRIAHINPLMPRTRGHHGIPFSELKAVIEAEQRLLGFTEGTPDPVAQTIASQVAGFIPNGGTVQTGLGKIPTAVLHALTRHRDIRIHSGLIGDAVLDLADAGALAPGCAVTGGVAIGSQRLYSAVSSSSFAFTPVSSTHDPRVVADIDRFVAVNSAIEVDLFGQVYAEMTAQGLTSGPGGASDFARGAWCGGGLRIIALPATAAGGAISRIVGPNGGAGPVSLGRMDTDIIVTENGAADLRGLSHRDRAEALIKIAAEHHRDTLSNSWTAFESRF; this is encoded by the coding sequence GTGGCGCCGCGCTACATTGACTCTGCTTCGCTCGCTTCCGTCCTGCCCCCGGCCGGGCGCACCCTGGTCGCGGCGTGTTCCGGTGAATCTCTCCTTCTCGCCGACGCGGTCATGCGCGCCGGCGAAGCCCTCGGGGCAATGACGTTTACCGGCATCTTCGTCCCCAACCTCAACACCCGGACCTACCTCGCCAATCCACGCTGTCGGGTGGAGACGTTCTTCATGACGCCCGAGCTCAAGGCCGCGGGCGCAGCGGTTTCATTCTTTCCGCTTTGTTATGGCGATATTCTCACCCGCTTGCGAACTATCCAGATTGACGCCGCGCTTTTCATGGTGGCCCCGCCGGACGAAAATGGGCTGTGCAGTTTTGGCCCGATTGCGGACTTTCTTGTTGACGTATGGCCTCGCATCCCCGTTCGGATCGCGCACATCAATCCGCTGATGCCGAGAACGCGAGGCCATCACGGGATTCCCTTCTCCGAGCTGAAAGCGGTGATCGAGGCAGAACAGCGCCTGCTCGGTTTCACCGAGGGCACTCCGGACCCGGTCGCCCAAACCATCGCCAGCCAGGTCGCTGGGTTCATTCCGAACGGCGGGACTGTGCAGACCGGCCTCGGAAAGATCCCGACCGCAGTGCTGCACGCTTTGACCCGCCACCGCGACATCAGGATCCATTCCGGACTGATCGGAGATGCTGTCCTCGATCTCGCTGACGCAGGTGCCCTCGCCCCCGGCTGCGCTGTCACCGGCGGCGTCGCCATCGGCTCTCAACGGCTCTATTCCGCCGTCTCCAGCTCCTCATTCGCGTTCACGCCCGTCTCCAGCACCCATGATCCGAGGGTCGTCGCCGATATCGATCGGTTCGTGGCGGTCAATTCCGCGATCGAGGTCGACCTGTTTGGTCAGGTCTATGCCGAGATGACGGCTCAAGGCCTCACCTCGGGCCCGGGCGGCGCCTCGGACTTTGCGCGCGGCGCCTGGTGCGGCGGCGGTCTGCGGATTATCGCACTTCCGGCGACTGCCGCCGGAGGTGCCATCAGCCGCATCGTCGGACCGAATGGCGGCGCCGGTCCCGTATCGCTCGGGCGCATGGACACCGACATCATCGTCACCGAGAACGGCGCGGCCGACCTCCGCGGGCTCTCTCATCGCGACCGGGCCGAGGCCCTCATCAAGATTGCCGCGGAACATCATCGCGACACTTTGTCGAACAGCTGGACCGCCTTCGAGTCCAGATTCTAA
- a CDS encoding 3-keto-5-aminohexanoate cleavage protein, protein MAKNKVIISCAITGSIHTPSMSPHLPVTAEQIASSALEAADAGAAIVHLHARNPEDGRPDQSPEAFEPFLRVIKQSSNVVVNLTTGGSPYMAVEERVRPAAKWRPEVASLNMGSMNFGLFPMLKRYKEFKHAWEPAMLEGSHDLVFRNSFKDIRYALETLNATGARYEFECYDTSHLYNLHYFFTEGLVQAPLFIQTCFGLLGGIGAHPDDVMHMKRTADRLFGNSYRWSVLGAGRNQMPVAAMAASMGGHVRVGLEDSLWVGAGQLATSNATQVHQVRKIIEGLGLEAATADDAREILSLKGGDRVGF, encoded by the coding sequence ATGGCGAAGAACAAAGTCATCATCAGTTGCGCCATCACCGGCTCCATCCATACGCCGTCGATGTCGCCGCATCTGCCGGTGACCGCAGAACAGATTGCGAGCTCAGCCCTCGAGGCGGCCGACGCCGGCGCCGCCATCGTCCATCTGCATGCCCGCAATCCCGAGGACGGCCGGCCCGATCAGAGCCCCGAGGCATTCGAGCCGTTCCTGCGCGTGATCAAGCAGTCGTCGAACGTGGTGGTGAACCTCACGACGGGCGGCTCGCCGTACATGGCCGTCGAGGAACGCGTTCGTCCCGCGGCCAAGTGGCGGCCCGAGGTTGCTTCTTTGAACATGGGCTCGATGAATTTCGGCCTCTTCCCGATGCTGAAGCGCTACAAGGAGTTCAAGCACGCTTGGGAGCCGGCCATGCTTGAAGGCTCCCACGACCTGGTGTTCCGAAACAGCTTCAAGGACATTCGCTATGCCCTTGAAACGTTGAACGCGACCGGGGCGCGCTACGAGTTCGAGTGTTACGACACCAGCCATCTCTACAATCTGCATTACTTCTTCACCGAAGGCCTGGTTCAGGCGCCCCTGTTCATCCAGACCTGCTTCGGCCTGCTCGGCGGCATCGGCGCGCACCCCGACGACGTCATGCACATGAAGCGTACGGCCGATCGTCTGTTCGGAAATTCCTACCGCTGGTCCGTGCTTGGCGCAGGCCGCAACCAGATGCCCGTCGCGGCGATGGCTGCGTCCATGGGCGGGCACGTCCGTGTCGGTCTCGAAGACAGCTTGTGGGTCGGCGCCGGTCAGCTCGCCACCTCGAACGCGACGCAGGTGCATCAGGTTCGCAAGATTATCGAAGGGCTCGGCCTGGAAGCGGCGACCGCCGACGACGCTCGCGAAATCCTCTCGCTCAAGGGTGGCGACCGGGTCGGATTTTGA
- a CDS encoding enoyl-CoA hydratase-related protein, producing the protein MNVFSETAIVELAAFARWLAQSDVRGVLVRSGKSSAFCAGADLAELGVAYDMIMAKPAHARFNVAYDHFFRLSLAIRALESCGKPVASAITGLALGGGCELALGTHYRVLTNDPRAALGLPESLVGLLPGGGGTQRLPRLIGVERALPVLLEGARLSGTAALEGGLVDALVAAGEEVAAAESWLLSTPTTQQPWDRADWKDPSPLDVSKLLGPVRERVLSETLGHYPAPLAILDCVEFGLPQCFDGAIRSEMAIFSHLIQRAEARNMIQTLFLGRTDHDRMAKSGELPAFIADFVTTTKSALEEAHPSDELLATLGFARPGLPSVPALRRTAGAGYWLDQSDQDSRRHPALALMQRLSQAVLPLTFDLTAEQLRMADYAVVRELGYPAYLGGPGAFGLREASAY; encoded by the coding sequence ATGAACGTGTTTTCGGAAACCGCCATCGTCGAGCTTGCCGCGTTTGCCCGCTGGCTCGCGCAGAGCGACGTACGAGGCGTCCTCGTTCGATCCGGCAAGAGCAGCGCATTCTGCGCCGGCGCCGACCTCGCCGAGCTCGGCGTCGCCTACGACATGATCATGGCGAAGCCTGCTCACGCTCGCTTCAATGTCGCTTACGATCATTTCTTTCGCCTGAGCCTAGCCATCCGCGCCCTGGAAAGCTGTGGCAAGCCCGTCGCGTCCGCCATCACGGGCCTCGCCCTCGGCGGCGGCTGCGAGCTTGCGCTCGGTACCCACTACCGCGTGCTGACCAATGATCCGCGGGCCGCGCTCGGTCTGCCTGAATCCCTGGTCGGCCTCTTGCCGGGCGGGGGCGGTACTCAGCGCCTGCCGCGGCTGATCGGCGTCGAGCGCGCTCTCCCGGTGCTCCTGGAGGGAGCGAGGCTGTCAGGCACTGCAGCTCTAGAAGGCGGCCTCGTCGATGCCCTTGTCGCCGCCGGCGAAGAAGTCGCGGCGGCGGAATCCTGGCTGCTCTCGACGCCAACGACGCAGCAACCGTGGGATCGCGCGGATTGGAAGGATCCGTCGCCGCTCGACGTGAGCAAGCTTCTCGGCCCCGTCCGCGAGCGCGTGCTTTCGGAGACGCTGGGGCACTATCCAGCGCCCCTTGCGATCCTCGACTGCGTCGAGTTCGGCCTGCCGCAATGTTTCGATGGCGCCATTCGCAGCGAAATGGCGATCTTCTCCCATCTGATCCAGCGGGCGGAAGCTCGCAACATGATCCAGACCCTCTTCCTCGGTCGAACCGATCATGATCGGATGGCAAAGTCCGGCGAACTGCCTGCCTTCATCGCAGATTTCGTGACCACGACGAAATCGGCGCTCGAGGAGGCGCACCCCAGTGACGAACTCCTCGCGACGCTCGGTTTCGCGCGTCCCGGTTTGCCGAGCGTTCCGGCGCTTCGGCGCACTGCAGGCGCGGGCTATTGGCTGGACCAATCGGATCAGGATTCTCGGCGCCACCCCGCGCTAGCGCTGATGCAGCGCCTGAGCCAGGCGGTCCTCCCGCTGACATTCGATTTGACCGCGGAGCAGCTTCGCATGGCGGACTACGCCGTCGTACGCGAGCTTGGTTATCCCGCCTATCTGGGCGGCCCCGGTGCTTTCGGCCTACGCGAAGCATCCGCATACTGA